In [Phormidium] sp. ETS-05, the genomic window CTAGGAGCAGCCAAGCCGCTGCACTTTGCCACATCTTCTTTTCCATATGCACCCCCTGACTGGCATCCCAAAGGAGAACAGAGGTATCAGGATGCCTTAATTTAATTTTATTCGCTGACAGCATGGAATAAATTACCCCTCCAAATACAGACATTTTTTACTCGCAAACAGTTTCGTTTTGTCCGGTTTTCCTCACCCAGCGATCGAAACCACGTCTTCGCGATTAAGCAAGAGCTAAGAGGAAATCCGGCTAATCACACTCACGCAAGAAAATTCACATTTGCCAACCAATCACCATTGCCCTCTGATCTCAATTTTCTTAACTAGAAACCGATATCAGGCTACGGACGATGACACTTTATCTAATGGCACTTATTCCAAACACTGGAGATGGCTGGCGGTTCTGCTTTCTTAGCACTTTGGTACTTTGGCTGGGGGGCTTTCTCGAAAGCCTGTCGGGGCGTTACCAGCACACCTGTGGTATAATCGCGCAATGGAAATGGAACTTGAAACACTTCAATTGCTAATGTTCAGCGGCAAAGGCGGCGTGGGCAAAACCACGATCGCCAGCAGTTTTGCACGCCACCTCGCTCGTAAGTTCCCCCAGTCCCAAATTTGGCTTTTATCCACGGACCCGGCCCACTCCCTCGGCGATGTGTTGCAAGTCCCGGTCAGCAATACCCCGCAACCCCTCCCCGACTTGCCTAACCTGCGGGTTCAGGCTCTCGATGCCAAATTACTCCGCCAAGATTTTCAAGTGGAATATGGAGCGGTCCTGCAACTGCTGGTAGAAAGAGGCAGTTTTGTCGAAGGACAAGATTTATACCCCGTCTGGGATATGAGCTGGCCCGGTTTGGACGAGTTAATGGGGTTGCTGGAAATTCAGCGGCTGTTGCGAGAAAATCTGGCAGACAAACTGGTGGTGGATATGGCCCCCACGGGTCACGCCTTGAATTTGCTGCATCTGATGGACTTTCTGGATAATCTCTTGGCAGCGGTGGAACTGTTCCAGGAAAAGCATCGGGTGGTGAGCAAATCTTTCACCGGTCGCTATCGTGAAGATGAGGGGGACGACTTTTTGCAGGAGATGAAAGCAAATTTGGCTGGCGGGAGGGAGTTGCTCCAAGATGCCAAACGTGCGGGGTTGGCGTTAGTGGCGATCGCTGAACCCATGAGCTTAGCCGAAACCCAACGCTTTCACGAAGCCCTCAAACCCCTATCTATCCCATTTCAAGGCATTTTCGTTAACCGCATCCTCCCAGACAACCCCCAGCAACAGCGTCTCCTCCCAGAATTTCTCACCCTCGCCGGTGACAAAACCCTATTTACCATTCCCGAAACCACACCTCCCATTGGGGCGATCGCCTTAGACCAATTCCTCTCCCAATGGCAAGATGGAGAGCAGAGGAGCTCTTGTGCAGGGGAGCAGGGGACTGGGGGGAGTGTGGGGAGTGTGGGGAGTGTGGGAAGTGTGGGAAGTGTGGGGAGGAAGATTGCTTCCCCCTCTTCCCCATCCTCCCACCCCTCCCCATCTCCCCAT contains:
- a CDS encoding ArsA family ATPase, with amino-acid sequence MELETLQLLMFSGKGGVGKTTIASSFARHLARKFPQSQIWLLSTDPAHSLGDVLQVPVSNTPQPLPDLPNLRVQALDAKLLRQDFQVEYGAVLQLLVERGSFVEGQDLYPVWDMSWPGLDELMGLLEIQRLLRENLADKLVVDMAPTGHALNLLHLMDFLDNLLAAVELFQEKHRVVSKSFTGRYREDEGDDFLQEMKANLAGGRELLQDAKRAGLALVAIAEPMSLAETQRFHEALKPLSIPFQGIFVNRILPDNPQQQRLLPEFLTLAGDKTLFTIPETTPPIGAIALDQFLSQWQDGEQRSSCAGEQGTGGSVGSVGSVGSVGSVGRKIASPSSPSSHPSPSPHLPISPSPRPPVSGSPPLPDFLAEGRRLLIIGGKGGVGKTTVAAALGWGIAQRHPEKQIRIISIDPAHSLGDAFGQPLGHEPQPLGANLSGQEIDADIVLHQFREDYLWQLAEMMSGDSGDPTNPISIAYGPQAWRQIVSQSLPGIDEMLSLIEVMAQLERGEMDLIIIDAAPTGHLLRFLEMPSALGDWLAWIFKLWLKYQDVLGRVEFMGSLRQLRQKVVKAQKHLQDPEYTEFIGVMGAEPAILAEAERLTASLSAMGITQRYIVHNRYCAGVEINPDLFPEQILVRLPQLPPTVLDAGRIVAAANLLLSGG